A region from the Streptomyces lydicus genome encodes:
- a CDS encoding DUF4037 domain-containing protein, whose product MDEIASKVAQVPGVVGVMLGGSRARGTHRADSDWDLGVYYRGAPDLAALEALAAEVTGGPVEVYGPGAWGAWVNGGAWLVLPDGRQVDWILRDVDRVRRVWEECREGRFEIGVQAGHPLGFWSPAYPGEVALGRVLADTDGELDRLRQETRTYPEALRKALTRDGVWDAGFSVAMAAKSSAARDVLYAALCLSRAVGHLVQALHAHHRRWCLNEKGALAAASAMPETPPGFGARATALLGGIGHGGTEWKRSLEAAEELVDEVRGVVGVGGVAGDRGP is encoded by the coding sequence ATGGATGAGATTGCCTCGAAGGTCGCGCAGGTGCCGGGAGTTGTCGGGGTGATGCTCGGGGGAAGCCGGGCACGGGGCACCCACCGGGCGGACTCCGACTGGGATCTGGGCGTCTACTACCGGGGCGCGCCGGATCTCGCGGCCCTGGAGGCGCTGGCCGCAGAGGTGACCGGCGGCCCCGTCGAGGTGTACGGACCGGGGGCCTGGGGCGCATGGGTCAACGGCGGGGCCTGGCTGGTGCTGCCCGACGGCAGGCAGGTGGACTGGATCCTGCGGGATGTCGACCGGGTGCGGCGGGTGTGGGAGGAGTGCCGCGAGGGCCGCTTCGAGATCGGGGTCCAGGCCGGTCACCCCCTCGGTTTCTGGTCCCCCGCCTACCCGGGCGAGGTGGCGCTGGGCCGGGTGCTCGCCGATACCGACGGGGAGTTGGACCGCCTCCGGCAGGAGACCCGGACCTATCCCGAGGCCCTGCGCAAGGCCCTGACCCGTGACGGGGTCTGGGACGCGGGGTTCTCGGTGGCGATGGCGGCCAAGTCGTCCGCGGCCCGGGACGTGCTGTATGCGGCCCTGTGTCTGTCCCGTGCCGTCGGCCACCTCGTCCAGGCGCTGCACGCCCATCACCGCCGCTGGTGTCTCAATGAGAAGGGCGCGCTCGCGGCGGCCTCGGCGATGCCGGAGACACCGCCCGGCTTCGGTGCCCGGGCCACCGCCCTGCTCGGCGGCATCGGGCACGGGGGAACGGAGTGGAAGCGCTCGCTGGAAGCGGCGGAGGAGCTGGTGGACGAGGTGCGGGGCGTGGTCGGCGTGGGCGGCGTTGCCGGGGACCGAGGGCCGTAG
- a CDS encoding NUDIX domain-containing protein, which translates to MDYATYLAGLPRVLAGAGVLFRDAEGRILLVEPNYRDTWILPGGTVESDHGESPRQAARRETAEEIGLDVKPGPLLAVDWVRGTDRPPLVFYLYDGGVLDAAQLSAIRVQEDELLSWRMVHWDEAQTLVNRGMALRLGAALKALTDGGGPAELEDGVLPAGADGTPG; encoded by the coding sequence ATGGACTACGCCACCTACCTCGCCGGCCTGCCCCGCGTGCTCGCGGGCGCGGGCGTCCTCTTCCGCGACGCGGAGGGCCGCATTCTGCTCGTGGAGCCCAACTACCGCGACACCTGGATCCTGCCGGGCGGCACCGTCGAGTCGGACCACGGTGAGTCGCCCCGGCAGGCCGCCCGCCGTGAGACCGCCGAGGAGATCGGCCTGGACGTCAAGCCGGGCCCGCTGCTCGCCGTCGACTGGGTGCGCGGCACGGACCGGCCGCCGCTGGTGTTCTACCTCTACGACGGCGGAGTGCTGGACGCCGCGCAGCTGTCCGCGATCCGTGTCCAGGAGGACGAGCTGCTGTCCTGGCGCATGGTCCACTGGGACGAGGCCCAGACCCTGGTCAACCGCGGGATGGCCCTGCGCCTCGGCGCCGCCCTGAAGGCCCTCACGGACGGCGGCGGGCCGGCGGAACTGGAGGACGGCGTGCTGCCTGCCGGGGCTGACGGTACGCCGGGATAA
- a CDS encoding glycerate kinase has product MLIAADKFKGSLTAVEVAEHVTAGLRRVVPGLDVAAVPVADGGDGTVAAALAAGFTRHEARVTGPTGAPVTATFALRVGASPAVAGGGTAVLEMAEASGLQHLPAGVFAPLTATTYGTGELLRAALDAGATSIVFGVGGSATTDGGAGMLAALGARFLDADGEPVAPGGGPLRDLATADLSGLDPRLAKTDIVLAGDVDNPLTGPKGAPAVYGPQKGASEQDVATLDAALAHYAEVLGRAVGPKAAEAALAPGAGAAGGIGYGALVGLDAVFRPGIDVMLDVLGFAPALAKATFVITGEGSLDTQTLHGKAPAGVAAAARAAGLDVVAVCGRLQLPQEALGAAGIRRAYALTDLEPDPARCMAEAGPLLERAAEQLARDFLV; this is encoded by the coding sequence GTGCTGATCGCCGCGGACAAATTCAAGGGCTCGCTCACTGCCGTCGAGGTCGCCGAGCATGTCACGGCCGGTCTGCGGCGGGTGGTTCCCGGCCTGGACGTGGCGGCCGTGCCGGTCGCGGACGGCGGCGACGGGACGGTCGCGGCGGCGCTCGCGGCCGGCTTCACCCGCCACGAGGCACGGGTCACCGGCCCGACCGGTGCGCCGGTGACGGCCACCTTCGCGCTGCGCGTGGGGGCATCCCCAGCGGTAGCCGGAGGAGGCACCGCGGTGCTGGAAATGGCGGAGGCATCCGGGCTCCAGCACCTCCCGGCGGGTGTCTTCGCACCCCTGACGGCGACCACATACGGCACCGGCGAGCTGCTGCGCGCGGCGCTCGACGCGGGCGCGACCTCGATCGTCTTCGGCGTCGGCGGCAGCGCCACGACCGACGGCGGCGCCGGCATGCTCGCGGCGCTGGGCGCCCGGTTCCTGGACGCGGACGGCGAGCCGGTCGCCCCCGGCGGCGGCCCGCTGCGCGACCTGGCCACGGCCGACCTGTCGGGGCTGGACCCCCGGCTGGCGAAGACCGACATCGTGCTGGCCGGCGATGTCGACAACCCGCTCACGGGCCCCAAGGGCGCCCCGGCGGTCTACGGCCCGCAGAAGGGCGCGAGCGAACAGGACGTGGCCACCCTGGACGCCGCGCTGGCGCACTATGCCGAGGTGCTGGGGCGTGCGGTGGGACCGAAGGCCGCGGAAGCCGCCCTGGCACCCGGCGCGGGCGCCGCGGGCGGGATCGGCTACGGCGCGCTGGTCGGCCTGGACGCGGTGTTCCGGCCCGGCATCGACGTGATGCTCGACGTCCTGGGCTTCGCCCCGGCGCTGGCGAAGGCCACTTTCGTCATCACCGGTGAGGGCTCGCTCGACACCCAGACGCTGCACGGCAAGGCGCCGGCCGGGGTCGCCGCCGCGGCCCGTGCGGCCGGCCTGGACGTGGTCGCGGTCTGCGGCCGGCTCCAGCTGCCGCAGGAAGCGCTCGGCGCGGCCGGCATCCGGCGGGCCTACGCCCTGACGGATCTGGAGCCCGACCCGGCCCGCTGTATGGCCGAGGCGGGCCCGCTGCTGGAGCGGGCGGCGGAGCAGCTGGCGCGGGACTTCCTGGTCTGA